From bacterium:
ACGGCGTGAGCGGGGTGGTCGTGATCTCGGAGTCCCACCTCTCGGTGCACACGTGGCCCGAGGATGGGTATGTCGCGCTCGACATCTACACCTGCGGCGAGGCGGCCAAGCCCGAGGCGGCGGTCCAGTACGCGCTCAAAGCCTTCGGGGCCGGGAACATGCACATCACCGAGGTCACGCGGGGTCTGGACGAGAAGGACAAGGTCTTCTTCCACAGCATGATCACGTGGGAGGAGACGATCCCGGACAACATCCTCAACCACAAGCCGCGCCGCCGGCGCCGGGTCACCAGGCGGAGGCGGACGTCCCTCGCCGCCCGAGGGTCGTAAGCGGGGAGGCTCACAGGAGTCCGCGCCGGATCGCCACGACGGTGGCGTGCGCGCGATTGTCGACCCCCAGTTTGTTCATCGCCGAGGTGACGTGAGATTTCACCGTGCGTTCAGCGATCGCGAGCGCGGCGCCGATCTGTTTGTTGGGCAGGCCCTCGGCGATGAGGCGCAGGACGGCCTGCTCGCGGTCGCTGAGGACCGAGGGCGATCGTGCCTCGCCGGTCGCGGCAGCCCGATCCGGCCCGGTGCGCGTCAGCGGCTCGAGCGCGGCCTGCGCGAGGTCGACCGCCCCGTCCGCCGACAGCGCGTGCCCCTCCGCCACCGCCGTGCGGTACGCCGAGTCCCCCATCTGCTGGCGTGCGCGGGCGGTGATCTCCTCTCGTGCCTCTCGAACCGCGGGTCCAAAGACAATAACGTCACCCGTCCACTCGCTCCACCCCTCCAGCGCGGTCAGCAGGCGGACGGCCTGGTCGAGGTCGCCGCGGTGCGCGCTCACCAACGCGGCGGTCGTCACCGCAAACCACGGGGCGCGCGACTGAGCCGTCTCACGTGCGGACGTCAGCGCCGCGATTGCCATCACGGCGGCTCCTACGTCATCCCGCCGCTTCAGCTTGACGAGGGCGAGAATGCTCATCGCGACCACCGCCAGGCGCCTGTTTCCCACCGTGCGGCAGAGGTCCAGGCCTTCTGTGAGGGTGGCCTCGGCCCGGTCGAGATCTCCAAGACGCATACACGCCAACCCCAACCTGACCACCGTTAGAGCCTGCCCCCGGAGATCCTGGAGCTCTCGGCACAGGGCGAGGCTCCGCTCCTGCAGCGCCTGTGCTTGCGGAATGTCGTCCTCGAACATGGCGATCATGCCGAGCCGGGTGAGGGCACGAGCCGTCGCGGCCGGGTCGTGGAGGGCCTCCGCAAGTTCCACCGCGTCCTGCAAGAACCCCCGGGCTGTTGGGTAGTCGCCCAGCGTCCCGGCGAGGGTGCCGGCGCCCACCAGCGCCTTGGCGCGGGGCTGCGGAGGGCCGTCCGGGCTCAGCGCGAGGGCCTGCTCCAGCCACCGGCGTCCTTCCCGCAGGTAATCGCGGATCCACCAGAAGTCAGCCAGCGCCCCGG
This genomic window contains:
- the speD gene encoding adenosylmethionine decarboxylase → METVGHHYIVEGSGCNPEVISRVEEVEQIMVRAAEVANVQVWAISFHRFSPNGVSGVVVISESHLSVHTWPEDGYVALDIYTCGEAAKPEAAVQYALKAFGAGNMHITEVTRGLDEKDKVFFHSMITWEETIPDNILNHKPRRRRRVTRRRRTSLAARGS